From Caldanaerobius fijiensis DSM 17918, a single genomic window includes:
- the secF gene encoding protein translocase subunit SecF yields the protein MGIFIAKRNIWFGISLAIILIGFLFTAIRGGVNYGVDFAGGTLMQVDFHKPVTKALVNQINDVLSSKNLLKDSYVQQIGNNPDVAQIKTRSLSDQERVELFKALKGRFNLPENEPLSTTKVGPSMGVTLRNQAIWAVIVASILMLIYITIRFEFKFGVAAVLALIHDLLILYAAYAIFNIPINTPFVAAMLTVLGYSINDTIVIFDRIRDNLKIMRREKYDVIADRSIMETLARSINTLLTVIITLVALYFFGGPSIREFVLPLLIGIVSGGYSSIFIASPIWYILKNREVSKRASYKTN from the coding sequence ATGGGAATCTTTATAGCAAAGAGAAACATATGGTTTGGTATATCACTTGCAATTATACTAATCGGTTTTTTATTCACCGCAATTCGCGGCGGAGTAAACTATGGCGTGGATTTCGCTGGCGGCACCCTCATGCAGGTAGACTTTCACAAGCCGGTGACTAAGGCTTTGGTAAACCAGATAAACGATGTATTGAGCAGTAAAAACCTCTTAAAAGATAGCTATGTTCAACAGATAGGAAACAATCCTGATGTGGCACAAATCAAAACGAGAAGTCTTTCAGATCAGGAAAGAGTAGAGCTGTTTAAGGCTTTAAAGGGAAGATTTAATTTGCCAGAGAATGAACCGCTTTCCACTACGAAAGTTGGTCCCTCTATGGGAGTGACGTTGAGAAATCAGGCTATATGGGCTGTGATTGTAGCGTCTATCCTGATGCTCATTTATATAACCATAAGATTTGAGTTTAAATTTGGTGTAGCAGCTGTTTTGGCTTTGATACACGATCTTTTGATACTCTATGCTGCCTATGCGATTTTTAACATACCCATAAACACACCATTTGTTGCAGCTATGTTGACAGTGCTGGGTTACTCTATAAATGATACCATCGTTATTTTTGATAGGATAAGAGATAACCTGAAGATAATGAGGCGAGAGAAATACGATGTTATAGCGGATAGGAGTATAATGGAGACTCTGGCCAGGTCTATTAATACGTTATTGACCGTTATTATAACGCTGGTAGCGTTGTATTTCTTTGGCGGACCATCAATACGTGAGTTTGTTTTACCTCTTTTGATAGGTATTGTAAGCGGAGGTTATTCATCAATTTTTATAGCCAGTCCCATATGGTATATTTTAAAGAATAGGGAAGTTTCAAAAAGGGCATCATATAAAACGAATTAA
- a CDS encoding phasin family protein, whose translation MLKDIILAGIGLISLTKDKAQEIASELVKRGEIAKNDESAFVNRMMKLAEEQSQKMKEKISDEVQKIMKSTNVVTRSEFEELKRRIETLEEQIRQGQ comes from the coding sequence ATGCTAAAAGATATAATACTGGCTGGGATCGGATTGATCTCTCTTACCAAAGATAAGGCTCAGGAAATTGCCAGTGAATTGGTAAAGCGCGGAGAAATTGCCAAGAATGACGAAAGCGCCTTTGTAAATAGAATGATGAAGTTAGCGGAAGAGCAAAGCCAAAAAATGAAAGAAAAAATTTCTGATGAGGTTCAGAAAATAATGAAATCGACAAACGTTGTTACGCGCAGTGAGTTTGAGGAATTAAAGAGGCGGATAGAAACTCTGGAGGAACAAATAAGGCAAGGTCAATAA
- a CDS encoding ABC1 kinase family protein, producing the protein MNRKNIKRYKKIIEVLAKNGLYILLNNLGIKTRVRKLVIDDIPLPVRIRHALEELGPTFVKLGQMISLRTDLIPQDIASELAKLQDKVKPFDFIDAKRIFESELGYRIEDVFDYFSETPIASASIGQVYVASLKSTGEKVVVKIQRPGIDDMISSDINVLAEIAQFLDEHVKNRPVSFVQVTTEMCNALKRELDYTLEARNAEKFKNLYKNSLNRNHVVIPKVYWDYTTRKVLTLEYIDGIGVKNIERIKRSHWDVKNIARIGAISFLEQVMDFGFFHGDPHPGNIMVLGDDKIAYIDFGTVGKLDRIQRRFLYNLFEAFINDDVDSMVEDFEEMGCITSSTDIISFKRDLKDIIDVYYNASIKDINMKDLISQITNIVYKHSIVLPADFTLLFKALITIEGVGKILDPDFNLSTLIKDYSIHKFKKKLDPLTYIDETIPEIKKLLRLSFKMPYLIYEILKKTEKGDMAIEIKYNDIDEIKDALREITNKLSLSIIVSALIVGSSLALQINTGPKVLDMPLFGILGYLIACVIGLWLIGTMIISSWFTKKK; encoded by the coding sequence TTGAACAGAAAAAACATAAAAAGGTATAAAAAAATCATAGAGGTATTGGCTAAAAATGGTTTGTACATACTCTTAAACAATTTAGGAATAAAAACCAGGGTTAGAAAACTGGTAATCGATGATATTCCTTTACCTGTTAGAATAAGACATGCCCTTGAAGAATTGGGCCCGACTTTTGTAAAATTAGGACAGATGATAAGCTTAAGGACTGATTTGATACCGCAGGATATCGCCAGTGAATTGGCAAAATTGCAGGATAAAGTTAAACCTTTTGACTTTATAGACGCAAAGCGCATTTTCGAGAGCGAATTAGGTTATAGAATTGAGGACGTTTTTGATTATTTTAGTGAAACACCTATTGCGTCAGCGTCTATAGGACAGGTTTATGTGGCATCACTGAAATCTACAGGAGAAAAAGTCGTGGTAAAGATACAGAGACCAGGCATAGATGATATGATTAGCAGTGATATCAATGTGCTCGCTGAGATTGCTCAGTTTTTAGATGAACACGTTAAAAATAGGCCAGTATCCTTTGTGCAGGTAACAACGGAAATGTGTAATGCATTAAAGAGAGAGCTGGATTATACATTGGAGGCTAGAAATGCAGAAAAATTCAAAAACCTATATAAAAATTCTCTTAACAGGAATCATGTTGTCATTCCTAAAGTATATTGGGATTATACTACCAGAAAAGTTCTCACGCTAGAATATATAGATGGAATAGGCGTAAAAAATATAGAACGTATAAAAAGAAGCCATTGGGACGTAAAGAATATTGCCAGGATTGGCGCTATCAGCTTTTTAGAACAAGTTATGGATTTTGGCTTCTTTCACGGTGATCCACATCCAGGTAATATAATGGTATTGGGTGATGATAAAATCGCCTATATTGATTTTGGTACTGTAGGTAAACTCGATAGGATACAAAGGCGATTTTTATATAATTTGTTTGAGGCTTTTATAAATGACGATGTAGATTCTATGGTAGAAGATTTTGAAGAAATGGGATGCATAACATCTAGTACAGATATTATTTCTTTTAAAAGGGATTTGAAGGATATTATAGATGTGTATTATAATGCATCTATAAAAGATATAAACATGAAGGATCTAATAAGTCAAATAACGAATATTGTATATAAGCACAGCATCGTTTTGCCAGCCGATTTTACGCTATTGTTTAAGGCATTGATTACTATTGAAGGCGTTGGAAAGATATTAGATCCTGACTTTAACCTTTCGACTCTCATAAAGGATTATTCTATACACAAGTTTAAAAAGAAGTTAGACCCGCTAACATACATAGATGAAACTATTCCGGAAATTAAGAAGTTGCTGCGCCTGAGTTTTAAAATGCCATATTTGATATATGAAATTCTAAAAAAAACGGAAAAAGGCGATATGGCAATAGAAATAAAATATAATGATATTGATGAAATAAAAGACGCATTGAGAGAAATAACAAACAAACTATCACTGAGCATCATCGTATCTGCGTTAATTGTTGGTTCCTCACTGGCATTGCAGATAAATACAGGGCCCAAAGTATTGGATATGCCTTTGTTTGGTATATTAGGTTATTTAATTGCCTGTGTTATAGGATTATGGCTTATAGGGACCATGATCATTAGCAGCTGGTTTACAAAAAAGAAGTAG